GAGATATCGATCGCATTCGGTCGGTTACACTTTCTTGTTGAGACAGCAAAGACGGCCGGTTAGATGATGTACTACGAGGATGTCGTTGGCGTAATTCACCATCGGAATTTAGGGCGAATAGCTCCTCCTTGTCGTGTTTCTCGATTTCTAGCATAGTTGATATGTTTGCTTTGCGGAATGCTTGAAGAGTTCTGAATTAATTTGTAAAGATTAGACAACACGCACATTGTATTTATGTTGATATTACTTGGAGAATTGCTCCCGATGCTGGTCTACTTCTTTGAAAACTTGCTGGTCACCTTCATCTCGAGCCCAGTCGTCTAAACGTTCGATACATTTTCTAAGTGCAGCTAACTTGCCCCGACCAGCTTCATTTAATGTGTCCAGTTCTGCTATCGATCCACGAAATGCCAGAATATCCTGTAAAAATCATGCTATGTGTATTTTACCGTGTACGATATTTTGTAGGCGTATGTGACATATAaggaaaatatatgtcataaatttCTCTAATCTATTCGTGCATTTTTGAATAACTATATATTTTGTTAGTTGAAAATCTCACTTGAATAATAGCCTTAACATGCATATTGTTGTCTACGATGTCATGTCGCATTGAAGAAAGTGTGTATTTTTGGGACTCCATTTTTACATTAGGCGACGTCTCAAAAAACTAAATGGAATACAAGCACCGGACCATTGGAAAAGGTTGCATAAAGTTAACACAATTGTTTTCTTGGAATATTTAATAAACTAAAATATAAAGAACACTATAAAAGCAATATAGCTATAATgctttttgttttgattccaaacgacagggatgccaggtcatatgTAATATTCATAGCAATGCTGTTGAAAGTTTGCGCATACGAAAAGCTTCAAATATATATCAAATGTTTTGGGATCATCGAACTAAAGAAGTCAGCACTTAGCAAATCGATCGTTCCACGACAAACttcctctttcgattattactgaTCCGTTACCAAAATTTCCTCAAAGCTTACAATAATAATCAATACCTCGTAACCAAATATGCAATATTATGatgagaaatagttttttaCCGGCTTCTGATTTATTCCTTTAATGTTCAAAATAACCTCAACCAAACGGAAATTAATTCCGGATCTCGATATTTGTCAACATATCATCATATAGAATGAAAAAGTATTACACGAAAtagaagaaaataattttctaacatttctcgcaagacaaacatttcaaaaggtcCTATCTGACAATTTATTAAATTTCATGATAACAGTGTAGGAACAGTTATCTAACGGTAAACTTATGATTTCCATTAAAAACACTGATTTTTTCTAATTGTTgctataaaattattgatacaTGCAAAACGACCAATCTGCTTTACCGACAATATCGCACAGTTCTGTTGATTGGACGTTTGACGGATGAGTAGTCCAATctgacaataaaaaaaacattctgaaAGTGCAGTTCGGACTTTTCAAACACGCatggaaaaataaaaacttaatcTAAATTTCGTGGATTTACCAATTTTTGGAAGTTATGCATCCATCGCTGGACAACATTCAGCTATTATTAGGTAAGAATACTAAGTGAAGTTGTTTTGTGCTTTCAATTGTAGAATATTTTCAGATGCTGCAGATACCATTTCACATCGGTTGGATAATAATGTCGATCatggtgatgtgattgtgaatgCTTCGAGCTATCTCAGCCCGCATTAtcctctgaaaaaaaatttacctacGTATAACTTCGAGCGAAATGTTACTTcgaagaaaatttcgaaaggtaatCATTGGCAAAGACAGCATTTTGGATCGTCCAACAATGGTAAATGTATATTCTGAAAATTAACAACAGTCATAAATATCTTTGTCAACTCATATCATAACCGTAGATCACAATTCAACTTTACGAACAAAAGGATCGGCTCGACGGTCACTTAATTTCCAACATATTACTGCCGAGTTCCATCGTAACAACGAAAGGTACGAACGTAGCACACAAGTTTCCTCTCAACGTTATGATGGTGTTGGCTTTGCGGATGATCGTACGTCAAATTGGGTAGAGGAGCATGTCCACATACAAAACAACGAATATGAAATAGTAAAAGCATCTATCTGTGGTAAAATGTACTGTGTGGCTACACGATAAGTTATATTTATTATAGATTTCATCCAAAGATTCGTCAGATTTACCCTCAATCATCCGCAAAACTAATAAAACAGCGACTGTAGAGGAATCTAAAAATGTCGATTATAACCTTTTGTGTCGGGAAGAAACTTCCAATTACTTTAACAGTAGCGTTTATAGTGCagaccgaaaaaaaatatttgtgcgAGAGTCAGATGGAAGAATCCATGAGGCGTAATATTATAGCCACTGATCATCCTTACGTTCAGCGACAAGACTGTCCGATTGTTGATTCGGGTTATCTTATAAGGCAAAACGAAAAATTAAGTGGAATTGCCACTTTAAAAAGTTCTAATAGCAACGAAGGTAATTTTCAACTGTATTAAAAAttattcgttattaaaatccatATACAGTTGTGAGCAGACATCTATGGTCCCGATCAAAAAATATGAGCGGAATTGAAATGTTGCGCAATAGTTCCATCAGGAACACAGGTTATCGAATCTATTTCTACTACATTCGATGTAATTCTCatcattttcttttttcatgtagaaaatttttggaaaactgTTGACAAGCATATCTTTCCTAAATCCGGTTTAAATTATATTCCTTCATCTCCTAATCGATATAATTCTCGAACGACATTTACGACTGAGAAAAGTTTATGCACTGATCACATGAACACCTCAGTACCAACTTTTTCAAAAGTCGTTACTTCCACACCTTGCGTACAAGATGGAGGTAGCAAATTTTTGAGCGACCCATTAGTTGAAGAAGTGATGGTTGCAGAAGACGATCTTGAtgcagaacacaagaacacattcAGTGCCAGTACGGATATGAGTGGCACAAAAAATGATTCTTTTTCAGatgatgacatttcgacaggaaaatatgaatttttgaaTGATCTCACAATATTCGAGTACTTTGAAAAGTACGTTGAGCCAAATGATGACGTTTCTTTGTCAATCGTTAAAGAACCTGAAGGCTCGTATGGTAAGTGATTGAATTCTTTGACGGCAGCTTTCCAATCTATGTACAATGTTATAGCTAACCTACGACCTGAAGACGAGCTTTGCATCGATGTGGTAAACGAAGACTCATGCCATGTCAAGAAGAAAATTAAGGCGAGGCGGATGAATCAAAAACGCAAAGAGCTAGGTCTGTCGTATGTCCGCGATAATGGAATAGTTGTACCTGCACGCGAAGTTAAGACACCATGTAAATGTAGATTGAAATGTTACGAGAAATATGCTTTGAATACACGCCAGAAGCTACTTCGAAATCTTCTACGATTAAAAAATAACAGCCAAAATCAGTTTTTAGCGAATCACATAACAGTTAAAAGAACTGTCCGGCCACATGTGAGTAATAGTGAATCTTTTTGAACTTTCATCCAATCATTCTACATTCAATTTGTTTACTATATTCAATAGGTGGTGAACTCTAGGCGCAGTTACACCCGAGTTTATAAGATGCCCGGTATCAATGGTACAGTCAAAGTATGTAAGACTATGTTTCAAGCAACATACGACATCGGTAGTAGAAAAATACGTGTCCTTGCGGCAAAGATCATAACCGGATTAGGAATACCCACCGATGATGAACGTCAACAGAATAGTAATCGGAAACCGATTAGTCAGGAACATATACACTACATAAAACAGCACATTTTATCATTTCCTGCCTATGAAAGTCACTACACAAGGGAAAAATCAAGTAAACTATACCTCTCTAGTGATTTATCTATCCGACAGATGTATGAGTTGTACCAACACAAATGCGCTGTTCAAAATTTGGTTCCGGTTCACTATAATGCTTAtcgtttgattttcaataccttTAATTTGAGCTTCAGAAAGCCCAAATCTGATACCTGTGGTAAATGTGATCGCCTCATGGTTCAGATAAAAACAGCATCGGATACGAAGGAAAAACAGGAACTGAAGATGCTGCTTGAAAGTCATCAAGATGCTGCTAAAAGAATATATAACGAAAAAAGGAAAGATATAACCAACGCCAATAAAAATTCGA
This genomic window from Malaya genurostris strain Urasoe2022 chromosome 1, Malgen_1.1, whole genome shotgun sequence contains:
- the LOC131425257 gene encoding vesicle transport protein SEC20; translated protein: MESQKYTLSSMRHDIVDNNMHVKAIIQDILAFRGSIAELDTLNEAGRGKLAALRKCIERLDDWARDEGDQQVFKEVDQHREQFSKTLQAFRKANISTMLEIEKHDKEELFALNSDGELRQRHPRSTSSNRPSLLSQQESVTDRMRSISQQLSDTTNKSAATLETLISSSVSVEGTRDELLNTAGTISQSGKLLKKYGRRECTDKILLFFAFAFFLACVFYIMQKRLF
- the LOC131440237 gene encoding uncharacterized protein LOC131440237; this translates as MHPSLDNIQLLLDAADTISHRLDNNVDHGDVIVNASSYLSPHYPLKKNLPTYNFERNVTSKKISKGNHWQRQHFGSSNNDHNSTLRTKGSARRSLNFQHITAEFHRNNERYERSTQVSSQRYDGVGFADDRTSNWVEEHVHIQNNEYEIVKASICGKMYCVATR